The genomic region ATCGGGGCGAAGGCAATCTGCACCTTGCCCGTTGTTTGATCATGGCTGCGAATCCAATCATCTTCACGGGTTGGCTGCGCCTCGCGTAATTGCAGCAACACCGGATCATAGGTCAGTAGTGCGTCACTTGCCCCAAGACCTTGGCCATAATTGGTGGCATAGACATCAATCACAAGCTGATTGCTGGCAGTATCAACGACCTGTTGTCGCCAACGAATATCTGTCTCTCCCGTGTTTATCTTGCTGATTGCAGTTGCGGTTGCGGTTGGTGGCTCTAGGCACGGTGTGGCAATCATGGCAGTTGCACTGGTTTGGGCAATTAATTGATTGGTGCCGCTGATGACTTGAAATAGTTTGCCAATCACCGTATAACTACCAGCAACTGCAGCGGTACCGCCATTAATCGTGATGTTTTTGGTTTCGTTGGCTGCGAGCATGCCCGTAAAGACCGGGCTATCACTACTCGGCGCACCACCATTAACCGCCACTGCATGGGTGATTTGGTAGTCGCCAGCCAGTGCAACCTGTGCTGTCAGCGTAAAATCATCAATAGGGCCGCCAACGGGATAGCAGGCCGCCAGTCCAGTATACTGAACACTCGGTGAACTTTGGCTGTGGGCGGAGATTAATCCGCCCACCAGTAAATACAACATTCCCACTGCACCCAAACACAATCCAATCGTTCGTTTCATCATCAATCCTTTGCTGGCTCAACGCCGATTTATTGCATGACCAATGGCGCAGCAATCCGATGATGCTGGAACCGCAGACGACGCATCGTTGCTGGCGCTTGCACTCGATCGCCTTGCCGTGCCCGCACCATGACCAGCGGATAGACCCACGCTGGTAGCTCGGTTTCATAGCTCCAGGTCGTGCCAGTAACATTCGCCACTTGCCACGTTGCACCAGCATCAAGGCTTACATCCAACGCCGTGGCATTCGTCAATGTGCCACTCATGCTGAAATGCGGTGTCGTGATCGTGCTACATGGCACGATCTGATCATCAATCGTCGCACTAGGCGCAGCACTGCTGTTGATCAAATAGGTTAATCCGCGCAGATCATCAGCGATCAGCACATCAAGGCCACCATCACGATTGAGATCGCCAACGGCCAAAGTTTCAGGTCGATAGCTGGTACTGTAGGGGAGATCGTAGGTTTCGTAGGCCGCCAGCGTCCCATCAACTCGACCACGATAGATCGTCAAGGCTAACCAGCCACTGTTCAGTGCGAGTATATCATTAAATCCATCATGATTAATATCGGCAATCGCTAAAGCTTCCGGTAAATGCCATGCTGGTAACAACTGTGGTGTGGTCGTGATACGACCATCGCTTTGTTGGGCAAAAATATTAATCGCTGCATTGGGGATATTGCCCCCAGCGCTGACCACGAGATCGGCACGTCCATCGTTGGTAACATCGCCAATCGCCACGGCATGGGCTGCAAAGCCTTGATCATCAACCGGTCGATAGTCAGTAGCAAGCAAGCTTCCCCGATAGAGTGAAAACAAATCGAGGTGTTGAGTAATACCACCTGTCCCGCGTAAAGCCGCGAGATCAAGCTGGCCATCATAATTAAGATCACCAAGTGCCAAATCACTCATGCTGCGATTGGCAAACGGCAAACTCAGGCTTGCCTGCATAGGGTTGTTATTTGGTTGTGACCAAATTTGTATCGTGCCGGGCGTTGCAAACGCCAAATCATCACGGCAATCGCTGGTAAGATCGGCGGCGTGCAACGCTTCTGGCTCAGTGCTGATCGTATAGTGTTGGGTCAGTTGCAAGGTTTGGCTAAGCGTGCCGCGCCACAGGCCAAGCTGCTTGGTTGCCGGTTGCAACGCCGCCAAATCAGCCAAGCGATCATTGTTGATTTGGCCAATCGCCAGGCTGCTTGGCTGGCTCGTGAGCGTCGTGGTTTGGACAATTGTCAGGCCGTTGTTCCAGCCCAAGCGCAACAGGTGATTGCCAGCACTAGCACTGGCCAAGGGTTGATCAATTGCGGCAGCACTGGCAGCATCGCCCAAGCCAAGGCTAGCGACTGGCTGCAAAATACCGCTATTGCTGCTAGGTCGGGCTGGCCGTTGGTTTGGGTGAGCCAAATAGGCGGCGGGCATAACCCCCGCTGCACTTTTTGGGTGCAGCGGGCCACGGGCTGGTTGTTGGGCAGTTGTACTTGCGACTGTCACGATGATTAATGTGAGCAGTGTCATTATTTTTATTGGTTTCATGTGGATAAATCTCCTCAATTGAATTTTATCAAACGTTTTTCATAACCAAATCCTGCTGATACATCCAAAACTTTCCGCCAATATAAAATCATATTAACTTCTGCTAAGGCATATACTTTTACTTCAAAATTGAAATCAATACCATCACGGCTTCCACTTACTCCTAGTGCCAGGCTTGCTCCAATTTCTGCTTTATAGACCTTCTCAAGTTCCGATCTTGCAAAGATTCTGGCCCCGATGCTCCCACCGCCACTTATTGATGTGTCTCCATATTTACAGAATTTAATCTGTATTCCTCCCTTTCCCCAAAATTCGTACTTAATCCAAGGTATGGGAGTCGTAAATGAAGGTGTCGTTACTTCATACTCCAATACTGCGCGACCACAAGCATCCATTCTTTTTAATTCTGGATTGTATTGATATTCCAAGCCTCCTGATCCCTCTAATTTTGCCTCTGCATTTAAGTTTTGTAATCCTAATGTTTTAACACCAGGAATCTTTGCAGCCCATGTAAAAGGTGTCGGCGGAATCTTTAATTTCCAAAAGAAACCCGTTAGAAACTCAAATCTTTTCCAATCAGGATTTTCTTTATTACTACCATTGTCTGGATTCTCGCCATTACCCGGATTTGAACCATTACCTGGATTGCCTGGGTTGGTATGATTTCCGCCGTTACCAGGGCTACCATTGCCATTTCCTGTGCTATTGCATGGGATATAAAGATTTTGGCCAAATGAAACACTATAGGGGTTACCAATTCGATTAGCATTGGCAATCCAGCGCCAATCAATGCCGAAGCGTGCGCCGATACCACTCAAGGTATCGCCTGAACGCACAGTGTAGCGTTCGTTACACTGTTGCCCACAATTCGGGCGGCTACTGCCAGCGCTTTGGGCCGATGCATAACTGGATGCTGCATGGCTGGCCGCTGAAACACTACCGATCAATGATGCGGCAGTTACACCAACCTGATGCATGGCGTTGCCTAAACCACTCCCTGCGTTGGGTCGGCTGAGGGTTGGGCTACCACTTGCCACATCAAACAAGCCTAGTGGATCAGTGCGACTGATCGGGTTGTTACGCACATAACTGTAACGGTTGAGCGAACCGGGCATATTCTGATCAGCAGGGAAGGGATCAGCACTCAGCCAGGTGGCGTTCTGCGGGTCGTAATAGCGGTTGCGAGCATAGATCAAGCCGCTGCTATCTTGGCGATGGCCGGTATAGCCATAGTTACTGACCAAATTGCTTGCGCCACTGTCGATCTGGCCCCAATCGCTGTAGCGGGTTGGCAACGTTGCGTTGGGTTTGCCAGCAGCATCGCTATAGCCAATGTAACTGCCCAAGCCTTCAAGATGAGCAAACATGGTCGTGCTATTGCGTTCCACCGCCAGATGCCCCAAACCTTGTGGATGTAGCACAAACCATTGGGTTGGCTGGTTGGCGCTGAATTGGGCGAGCACATTCCACGAATCACCATCATACAGGGTATGTTCGCTGCTCAGTAGCACACCAGCAGCCGACCATTGCTCAAGCAGGGTGCGGCGTTGGTGATGATCGTAGCGATAGCGTTGGATGGATTGGGTGCTGGTTCCAGCAGCATCAAGCATGCTGAGGCTGAGCAAACGGCCTCGCGAGTCGTAACTAAGACGGGTTTGGTATTGGGAGGTTTGGCTACTGATGCGTTGGCCTGCGCCATCATAGCCATACGTCGTTTTGCCCGCGCGTGAGTCGTTAACTTCGAGCAAGCGATCGGCTGCATCGTAGCGCATGGTTTGTGTCCAGTTGCTTGTGCCTTGCGTCGCTTCAATCGCCAGCCGATTTCCGGCTTTATCATAGCGATAGGTGTGGGCTAATTGGCTGGTTCCGGCTCCACTGCGCTGGCTGCGAATCAGCCGATCAATCTGATCATAGTCGTAGCTGGTTTCTTCGATGCTAATCAGCGAACCAAACATCAAGGTTGAAATCAATTCGCGGGTGCGGTTGCCATTCGGGTCAAGCCGATATTCGTAGACCGCGAAGGCTCCATCATTGCCACGATTGAGCACCGCCGTCAAACGACCATCAGCATCGTAGGCCATGCTGACGGCAGCATGGGGATAACGAATATCCAACAAGCGCCCATCCGCATCATAGTTCAATGTGATCGTATGCCCCCGACCATCATCGATCTGGATGGGCCAACCATTCGCATCATAGCGCGTTTGCACCATGCGGCCATCGGGATAGATCACATGGGTGCGACGACCTGCCGCGTCATAGCGCCACTCGACCACTTTGCCCGCCCCATCAACCCCGCGAATCAGGCGATTGAGCCGATCATAGCTGGTGGTTTGTTTACCCGCCGCACTTTCAGCGTGCAGCAGATTGCCAAGCACATCGTAGCTGAGCGTTTCAGCCTGACCAACGCTGAAGGTGCTGGTTGTTGGGCGATTGAGGGCATCGTATTGCGTCGTGATCTGCTGTTGATTAGGGTATTGTTCACCAATACGATTGCCAAGTGCATCGTAGCGATACCGCGTTACTTGGCCCATGGCATTACGTTCTTCAATCACCCGACCGAGCAGATCATAGCTGGTTTGGCGGCGATGGCCATTGGGGTCGAGCGTGATGGTGGGCATGCCGGCAATATCATAGCGGGTTGTGATCGTATTCGAGAGCGCGTCGGTGATGCTCAGGCTTTGGCCCAGCACATCGTACTGGCGGGTCATGGTCTGGCCTTTGGCATCCACGCTGGCGCTAATCCGCCCAAGTGCATCGTAGCGACTGCTGGTTTGGTGGCCTAACGGTGAGGTGGTTTGAATCAGGCGTTGAGCTTGGTCATAGGTGTTGCTGGTGACAAACCCACGGCCATCTTGGCTGGCAATTTGGTTATTGACCGCATCATACCGATAGCGCAGCACCTGACCACCAGGCTTGGTTACTTGGAGCAGATTGCCGCGTGCATCATAGCTGTTGGTCTCCGTATTTCCCAACGGATCACGCATGCGTAGCGTGCGACCAAGGGCATCATAATCCGTCTGCCAACTATGACCAAGCGCATCAATTCGTTCAATTTGGCGTTGCTCCGCATCATAGCGATACTGGGTGACAGCCCCACGCGGATCGGTGGTTTGGATGAGATTCCCCAGTTGATCATAGCGCTGGAGCGTCAGATTGCCCAACGCATCGCTCTGGCGGATGGCTTGTCCAAGCACGTCATAGGTCGTCAACGTGCGATTGCCACGCGCATCAATCACGCTGATCGGTGCACCCGCGCTATCGTAGCTGGTTTGGGTGCGATTGCTCATAGCATCAATGCTGACCAACACGCGGCCTTCAGGATCGTATTGATTACTGCTGATGGCTCCCCGTGGGTCAATTGTGCGCACGACCCGACCTAAAGCGTCATACTCAGTCCGTGTCACTGCTCCATAGGGATTCCGTGTGGAAATCAGGCGATTGAGCAGGTCGTATTCAGTCGTTGTCACATTGCCCAGCGCATCGGTCACGCGCACAGGATTATTGGCAGCATCATAGTCGGTGGTCATTGTTGCACTCAGTGCATCGGTGACCCGAATCGGGGTATTGACTGCATCATACGCGGTTGTTGTCGTAGCACTGAGTGGATTCGTCACCTGAATCGCATTGCCAACTGCGTCATAGGTTGTTGTAGTGACGAAGCCTGCTTCATCTTGCTGGGCGATCACTGAGCCTTCGGCATCATACACGGTCGTGCGGCGCTGACCGAGCGCATCGATCGTTTCCGTGGCACGACCAAGCACATCGTAGATCGTGCTGGTTTTGGCTCCCGTGCGATCGATTGCAAAGATTTGGCGGCCTGCGCTATCGTAACCCCAGCGTTGACGATAGCCGCGTGGATCAATCTGCTCAATCAGCTGGCCTTCGGCATCATAGACCTTCGTCGTCGTATGCCCAAGTGCATCAACCTCCTTGACCGGACGATCCATCGAATCGTAGTTGGTACGCGTGATGGCTCCACGCTCATCGGTTATGGCAATCACACGACCAACTG from Herpetosiphon gulosus harbors:
- a CDS encoding VCBS repeat-containing protein, whose translation is MKPIKIMTLLTLIIVTVASTTAQQPARGPLHPKSAAGVMPAAYLAHPNQRPARPSSNSGILQPVASLGLGDAASAAAIDQPLASASAGNHLLRLGWNNGLTIVQTTTLTSQPSSLAIGQINNDRLADLAALQPATKQLGLWRGTLSQTLQLTQHYTISTEPEALHAADLTSDCRDDLAFATPGTIQIWSQPNNNPMQASLSLPFANRSMSDLALGDLNYDGQLDLAALRGTGGITQHLDLFSLYRGSLLATDYRPVDDQGFAAHAVAIGDVTNDGRADLVVSAGGNIPNAAINIFAQQSDGRITTTPQLLPAWHLPEALAIADINHDGFNDILALNSGWLALTIYRGRVDGTLAAYETYDLPYSTSYRPETLAVGDLNRDGGLDVLIADDLRGLTYLINSSAAPSATIDDQIVPCSTITTPHFSMSGTLTNATALDVSLDAGATWQVANVTGTTWSYETELPAWVYPLVMVRARQGDRVQAPATMRRLRFQHHRIAAPLVMQ